One Drosophila willistoni isolate 14030-0811.24 chromosome 2R unlocalized genomic scaffold, UCI_dwil_1.1 Seg167, whole genome shotgun sequence DNA segment encodes these proteins:
- the LOC6644384 gene encoding lethal(2) giant larvae protein encodes MLKFIRGKGQQPSAERQRLQKDLFAYRKTAQHGFPHKPSALAYDPISKLMAIGTQTGAIKVFGQPGVELYAQHTLVNNTAAELNVQLLEWVYGTGRILSLTAANQLILWEPVGTTLVAIKTLPFDGKLKKVSSLCCSLNKDLLWIGTEGGNIYQFDLKSFTIREPVIYHDVVLEQVPPTYKLNPGAIESIRQLPNALNKLLIAYNRGLCVLWDLDTSSVERAFIAPGHGQSVGLYVNSTGTEFNWYHADGSYATWNISSGEPPQNVNYVPYGPDPCKSINRLFKGKRGANDVIVFSGGMPRSAYGDHNCISVHATDGEKVCLDFTSKVIDFFVTYKDEEAENLQVLIVLLEEELCAYDLSDPKVPSVKAPYLHSVHASAVTCNYLASQVTQEVYEKILLVGDQQDVDYSSIDWPITGGTLPEDPSDEDVPTGHEILLTGHEDGSVKFWDCTGVLLKPIYNFKTAPIFGNDQEHEHDQHQDPQEAEPIDEDEPPFRKAGLFDPYSDDPRLAVKKISLCPKTGQLIVGGTAGQIVIADFDGESAKTLKYSSMNLVSDRDGFVWKGHDQLNVRPNLLEENATPVGDNGVNITGVLQVLPPASITCMALAADWGLVSGGTAHGLVLFDFKNFVPVFHRCTLNPNDLTGAGEQLSRRKSFKKSLRESFRKLRKGRSTRTNPSNQVPTTLEARPVERQIEARSTNDDGLGSMVRCLLFAKTYITNVNITSPTLWSATNSSTVSVFLLHLPPAQTAATAVPPASGNVTPQAPRRISAQLAKEIQLKHRAPVVGISIFDQTGCPVEQLNAGENGSPPHRVLIASEEQFKVFSLPQLKPINKYKLTANEGARIRRIHFGSFSCRVSQELLQSLHGGGGGSPNKSITRSHGEEANTSSASGGNGSELYQEMALICLTNMGDIMVLSVPELKRQLNAAAVRREDINGISSLCFTNGGEALYMMSSSELQRIALATSKVVQPTGIVEVEPLETSDNESTLQANGEDEDETDDKEEDEAPAAAVTGTEPPIAKQRIAQTDERVPPTVNGINNNNSTNSPNRANETITSSIGDITVDSVRDHLNTTTTTLCSTTTEETVGRLSVLSTQTNQTITSVNMKDIPDFNMPNLMDLAPKCNTTETNTSSVVIKSIITNISHEKTNGESESVTTKTTTHEESQF; translated from the exons accGCTCAACATGGTTTCCCACACAAACCTTCGGCCCTGGCCTATGATCCTATCTCCAAACTGATGGCAATTGGCACCCAAACGGGGGCCATTAAGGTATTCGGTCAGCCGGGCGTCGAGTTGTATGCCCAACATACATTGGTAAACAATACCGCAGCGGAATTGAATGTCCAACTATTGGAATGGGTCTACGGCACTGGACGAATACTCTCGTTGACGGCTGCCAATCAGTTGATCCTGTGGGAGCCAGTCGGCACCACTCTGGTGGCCATCAAAACACTGCCCTTCGATGGTAAACTGAAGAAGGTGTCGTCCTTGTGCTGTTCCCTTAACAAAGATCTCCTTTGGATTGGCACAGAGGGCGGCAACATCTACCAGTTCGACTTGAAGTCGTTTACCATACGCGAACCGGTGATCTATCACGATGTGGTGCTGGAACAGGTCCCACCCACATACAAACTGAATCCTGGCGCCATTGAGTCCATACGCCAGCTGCCAAATGCCTTGAACAAACTGCTCATCGCCTACAATCGAGGACTCTGTGTGCTGTGGGACCTGGACACATCGTCTGTCGAACGAGCCTTCATAGCGCCCGGACATGGTCAAAGTGTTGGGCTTTATGTGAATTCAACAGGAACAGAATTCAATTGGTATCATGCGGATGGCTCATATGCCACTTGGAATATATCCAGTGGCGAGCCGCCACAGAATGTAAACTATGTTCCATACGGTCCAGATCCTTGCAAGAGCATTAACCGCCTCTTCAAGGGCAAGCGGGGAGCCAACGATGTCATTGTCTTCTCTGGCGGCATGCCACGATCGGCATACGGTGATCACAATTGCATTTCCGTCCATGCCACTGATGGGGAAAAAGTCTGCTTGGATTTCACTTCAAAGGTTATTGACTTCTTTGTTACTTACAAGGATGAGGAGGCGGAGAACTTGCAGGTTCTGATTGTCCTGCTGGAGGAGGAGCTGTGCGCCTATGATCTATCCGATCCGAAAGTACCGTCCGTCAAAGCCCCGTATTTGCATTCGGTGCACGCTTCTGCCGTAACGTGCAATTATTTGGCATCGCAAGTAACTCAGGAAGTTTATGAGAAAATTTTGTTAGTTGGAGATCAACAGGATGTGGATTATAGCAGCATTGATTGGCCCATTACGGGCGGCACACTGCCCGAAGATCCATCAGATGAGGATGTCCCCACTGGCCATGAGATTCTCCTCACTGGCCACGAAGATGGTTCGGTCAAGTTTTGGGATTGCACTGGAGTGTTACTCAAGCCGATATACAATTTCAAAACGGCTCCAATTTTCGGTAATGACCAGGAACACGAACACGATCAGCACCAGGATCCGCAGGAGGCGGAACCAATTGATGAAGATGAGCCTCCCTTCCGTAAAGCTGGTCTATTTGATCCCTACTCCGATGATCCTCGTCTGGCCGTCAAGAAAATATCGCTGTGCCCGAAAACGGGTCAACTAATTGTGGGTGGCACAGCCGGACAGATCGTTATAGCCGACTTTGACGGCGAGTCAGCCAAGACTCTGAAGTACAGTTCGATGAATTTGGTCAGCGATCGCGATGGTTTCGTTTGGAAGGGTCACGATCAGCTAAATGTGCGTCCCAACCTCTTGGAAGAGAATGCCACTCCGGTCGGTGACAATGGTGTGAATATTACGGGAGTTCTTCAAGTTCTACCACCGGCAAGCATTACATGCATGGCCCTCGCTGCCGATTGGGGTCTCGTTTCGGGTGGCACGGCCCACGGTTTGGTGTTGTTCGATTTTAAGAACTTTGTCCCGGTTTTCCATCGATGCACATTGAATCCAAACGATTTGACTGGTGCTGGTGAGCAGCTTTCGCGTCGCAAATCGTTTAAGAAATCCCTACGCGAATCCTTCCGCAAGTTGCGCAAAGGACGCTCCACACGAACCAATCCAAGCAATCAGGTGCCAACCACG TTGGAAGCTAGACCTGTGGAACGTCAGATTGAAGCACGTTCCACAAATGATGATGGCCTGGGTTCCATGGTGCGATGTCTGCTCTTTGCCAAGACCTACATAACGAACG TCAATATAACATCGCCGACTCTGTGGTCAGCTACGAATTCGAGCACTGTTTCGGTGTTCCTACTACATCTGCCACCAGCACAGACAGCCGCCACGGCAGTTCCACCGGCAAGTGGCAATGTCACGCCACAGGCACCTCGTCGCATTTCCGCTCAGTTGGCCAAGGAGATTCAACTGAAACATCGGGCTCCTGTTGTGGGTATTTCCATATTTGATCAAACCGGTTGCCCCGTTGAACAGCTGAATGCCGGCGAGAACGGTTCTCCGCCTCATCGTGTGCTTATCGCTTCCGAGGAGCAGTTCAAAGTGTTCTCATTGCCCCAACTGAAGCCCATTAACAAGTACAAGCTGACAGCCAACGAGGGCGCTCGCATCCGGCGCATTCATTTCGGTTCATTCAGCTGTCGTGTTTCGCAAGAGCTCCTGCAGAGTCTAcatggcggcggcggtggcagCCCCAACAAATCCATTACCCGTTCCCACGGCGAGGAAGCGAATACGAGTTCGGCCTCTGGAGGAAATGGTTCTGAGCTGTATCAAGAGATGGCCCTTATTTGCCTCACCAATATGGGCGACATTATGGTGCTATCGGTGCCAGAGCTGAAGCGTCAATTGAATGCTGCGGCAGTGCGACGTGAAGATATCAA TGGCATCTCTTCGCTCTGCTTCACCAATGGTGGCGAGGCCTTGTACATGATGTCGTCATCGGAACTGCAACGAATTGCTTTAGCCACATCGAAGGTGGTGCAACCCACTGGCATTGTGGAAGTCGAACCGCTAGAGACTAGCGACAACGAGTCCACTCTGCAGGCCAACGGTGAGGACGAAGACGAAACCGATGACAAGGAAGAGGATGAGGCACCAGCCGCCGCTGTGACCGGAACAGAACCACCGATTGCCAAGCAACGCATTGCCCAGACTGATGAGCGAGTGCCTCCCACCGTGAATGgcatcaacaacaataatagcaCCAACTCACCGAATCGTGCCAACGAGACCATCACCAGTTCAATTGGTGACATCACTGTGGATTCGGTGCGCGATCATCtgaacaccaccaccaccacattGTGTTCCACAACAACAGAGGAAACTGTTG GTCGCCTATCCGTACTTAGCACGCAGACAAATCAAACGATTACTAGTGTTAATATGAAGGACATACCCGATTTTAATATGCCCAATCTAATGGATTTGGCGCCAAAATG TAATACTACGGAAACCAATACCAGTTCTGTAGTCATCAAATCCATTATCACAAACATATCACACGAAAAGACAAATGGAGAAAGCGAATCCGTAACCACAAAGACGACAACACACGAAGAAAGTCAGTTTTAA
- the LOC6644386 gene encoding cysteine-rich with EGF-like domain protein 2 isoform X1 has translation MKIENSARLGLLWTLVIFVGSSAGEAADAKNNNKTPPPCKGCSLLVTSFKVGLERTKRGHGGGDTAWEEENLRSYKNSEVRLVEIQERLCSEPEVLNKDHCHNLANEHEALIEDWFTHKQSEHPDLHTFLCIEQLSVCCPKDTYGPKCEPCTDCKGNGKCKGAGTRKGNGKCLCDASYSGPNCNECSNKHYESFRDDSKLLCSPCHAACNDDGGCTGAGPKSCRKCKDGWLMDSENGCVDINECLERPASACRSQQFCVNNEGSFTCLECDRSCDGCDGDGPDMCRKCATGYQLKDGKCQDLSAEQRDSYVNLTRFLTYFGMCVATCVIFQSSTNIAYIVGGAVAIYIAASEYWLNSTAQSGGHKPEIDTKQLEELIMKSL, from the exons atgaagatcgAAAACTCAGCTCGTCTGGGATTACTTTGGACGTTGGTCATATTTGTAGGTTCGAGTGCGGGAGAAGCAGCTGATGcgaaaaacaataacaaaacacCCCCGCCTTGCAAAGGCTGCAGTCTGTTGGTGACATCCTTTAAGGTTGGGCTTGAACGAACCAAACGTGGCCATGGCGGCGGAGACACCGCCTGGGAGGAAGAGAATCTGCGCTCATATAAGAATAGTGAAGTGCGTTTGGTTGAAATCCAGGAGCGTTTGTGTTCCGAACCCGAGGTACTGAACAAGGATCATTGCCACAATCTGGCCAATGAGCATGAGGCACTGATTGAAGACTGGTTCACTCATAAGCAGAGTGAGCATCCTGATCTGCATACCTTTTTGTGCATTGAGCAGTTGTCTGTCTGCTGTCCTAAAGATACCTATGGTCCGAAATGCGAGCCTTGTACGGACTGCAAAGGAAACG GCAAGTGCAAGGGAGCTGGCACTCGTAAGGGGAATGGAAAGTGTCTATGTGATGCTAGTTATTCGGGACCAAATTGCAACGAATGCTCGAATAAGCATTATGAGTCCTTTAGAGATGATTCCAAGTTGCTCTGTTCACCTTGCCATGCGGCATGCAATGATGATGGAGGCTGCACGGGTGCCGGTCCAAAGAGTTGTCGAAAGTGTAAAGATGGTTGGCTGATGGACTCGGAAAATGGTTGTGTGGATATTAATGAATGTCTGGAGAGGCCAGCATCCGCTTGCCGTTCCCAGCAGTTCTGTGTGAACAACGAAGGTTCCTTTACGTGCCTGGAATGTGATAGATCGTGCGATGGATGCGATGGTGATGGTCCCGATATGTGCCGTAAATGTGCAACTGGCTACCAGCTTAAGGATGGAAAATGTCAAG ATCTAAGTGCGGAGCAACGCGACTCTTATGTCAACTTGACGAGATTCCTCACCTATTTTGGCATGTGTGTGGCCACATGCGTGATCTTTCAAAGCTCTACCAACATAGCTTATATTGTTGGCGGGGCAGTTGCCATTTATATTGCCGCCTCCGAGTATTGGCTTAACTCGACGGCACAATCTGGTGGCCATAAGCCCGAGATCGATACAAAGCAATTAGAGGAATTGATCATGAAATCATTATAA
- the LOC6644387 gene encoding sodium/hydrogen exchanger 8: MRLRRSLLVLWFLLIAVAAAEENKTKENVTATINDKNNIVNDGKSSLKSEGEGTDSSKSEGQVVNDSGSNSNSGSTNESAPVPAPSNAHLNGSSTTKAVGNVTTAATEPPLIDPHAVEQEHNSSLSLFFVICVIMLGILLIHSMLQTGFQYLPESIVVVFLGAFIGLSLNVMSGDGGSWKREEVFSPMGFFLVLLPPIIFESGYNLHKGNFFQNIGSILVFAIFGTTISALVIGSGIYLLGLADVAFRLNFSESFAFGSLISAVDPVATVAIFHALDVDPILNMLVFGESILNDAISIVLTASITQSANANAEATTGEAVLSALKTFCMMFFASAGIGVIFALISALLLKHIDLRKHPSLEFAMMLMFTYAPYVLAEGIHLSGIMAILFCGIVMSHYTHFNLSTVTQITMQQTMRTLAFIAETCVFAYLGLAIFSFKHQVELSFVIWAIVLCLIGRAFNIFPLAWLVNKFREHKINNKMQFIMWFSGLRGAISYALSLHLHLDSQEKRHVIITTTLIIVLFTTLVLGGSTMPLLKYLKPGKKRRSRGGGGGSGGSTRSSSRSGTSRKRSKSISLSKTREWGQAIDSEHLSELTEEEDVSFTQARDRFGRLDRKYFIPFFTRRFNSQELHECKSQMADLTNKWYQAIRVSPLDSDESDEEIGLSASTSQSHLTRS, encoded by the exons ATGAGACTTAGACGTTCTTTACTAGTGCTGTGGTTTTTGTTAATAGCAGTTGCCGCGGCAGAGGAGAATAAAACGAAGGAGAATGTCACAGCCACCATCAACGATAAAAACAACATAGTAAACGATGGAAAAAGTAGTCTTAAATCTGAAGGCGAGGGAACGGATTCAAGCAAAAGCGAAGGCCAAGTAGTGAATGACTctggcagcaacagcaatagtGGTTCTACCAACGAATCTGCCCCAGTGCCCGCTCCCAGCAATGCACATCTCAATGGCAGTTCAACTACAAAAGCAGTTGGAAATGTGACAACTGCCGCAACTGAGCCACCACTGATTGATCCCCATGCGGTTGAACAGGAACACAATTCTAGCTTGTCGCTATTCTTTGTCATATGCGTCATCATGCTGGGCATTCTCTTAATCCATTCAATGCTACAGACTGGATTCCAATACTTGCCCGAAAGCATTGTGGTCGTCTTTCTTGGAGCATTTATAGGACTCTCGCTTAATGTAATGTCCGGCGATGGTGGCAGCTGGAAACGTGAAGAAGTATTCTCTCCAATGGGTTTCTTTTTGGTTCTATTGCCACCAATTATATTCGAGTCGGGCTACAATCTGCACAAGGGCAACTTTTTCCAGAACATTGGTTCAATTTTGGTCTTTGCCATATTTGGAACAACAATTTCGGCTTTGGTCATAGGCTCGGGGATCTATTTACTTGGATTGGCCGATGTGGCTTTTCG ACTTAACTTTTCCGAGTCATTCGCCTTTGGTTCACTCATCTCAGCTGTTGATCCAGTGGCCACAGTAGCCATTTTCCATGCTCTCGACGTAGATCCTATATTAAACATGTTGGTATTTGGCGAGAGCATCCTCAACGATGCCATCTCTATTGTTTTGACCGCTTCCATTACCCAATCGGCCAATGCCAATGCCGAGGCAACCACTGGCGAGGCAGTGTTAAGCGCTCTGAAGACCTTTTGTATGATGTTCTTTGCCTCAGCTGGCATTGGTGTAATCTTTGCCCTGATATCGGCCCTTCTCCTCAAACATATTGATTTGCGCAAACACCCATCGCTTGAGTTTGCCATGATGTTGATGTTCACATATGCCCCATATGTCCTGGCCGAAGGAATACATCTAAGCG GTATTATGGCCATTCTTTTCTGTGGTATCGTCATGTCCCATTACACACATTTCAATCTCTCGACCGTCACACAAATCACCATGCAGCAAACAATGCGAACTCTCGCCTTTATAGCTGAAACCTGTGTGTTTGCCTACCTTGGCTTGGCCATATTTTCCTTTAAGCATCAGGTTGAGCTATCATTTGTGATCTGGGCCATTGTGCTGTGTCTGATTGGCAGAGCTTTCAATATCTTTCCGCTGGCCTGGCTGGTCAACAAATTCCGCGAGCATAAGATTAACAATAAGATGCAGTTCATCATGTGGTTTTCGGGCTTACGAGGAGCCATTTCCTATGCCCTAtcattgcatttgcatttggaTAGTCAGGAAAAGCGTCATGTCATTATTACAACCACTTTGATTATTGTTCTGTTTACCACTCTTGTGCTCGGTGGGTCCACAATGCCACTGCTTAAGTATCTAAAGCCGGGAAAGAAGAGACGATCACGGGGCGGCGGTGGCGGTAGCGGAGGTTCTACGCGATCAAGCAGTCGTTCGGGAACTAGCCGTAAACGTAGCAAGTCTATTTCCCTGTCTAAAACACGTGAATGGGGCCAGGCAATCGATTCCGAGCACTTGTCCGAACTGACCGAGGAGGAGGATGTGTCCTTTACACAGGCACGTGACCGTTTTGGCCGCTTGGATCGCAAATACTTTATACCCTTCTTTACGCGACGTTTCAATAGCcaagagctgcatgaatgcaAATCACAAATGGCCGACTTGACCAATAAATGGTATCAGGCTATACGAGTCAGTCCGCTGGACTCGGATGAGTCTGACGAGGAGATAGGTCTATCGGCGAGTACAAGCCAAAGTCATCTGACGCGATCGTAG
- the LOC6644385 gene encoding cathepsin B-like, translating to MERKIYFLWLLLVTFLTINDAADFLSDAFMEKVRRKAKTWNLGRNFHESISEKYLRGLMGVHEESYKYPLPDKQEVLGESDDEISLADLPVDFDARLRWTSCPTISEIREQGSCGSCWAIATTSVMSDRLCIGSNGVMNFRLSGLDMLSCCAICGFACQGGYPGAAWAYWARKGLVSGGDYGSQQGCQPYTIEPCDHSGNGSRPVCTVGGGVRCQHLCEPSYKVDFQRDKNFASKVYSISNDVLEIQKEIMTNGPVQAILTVYEDFLSYKTGVYYHLEGEKVGPHAVRILGWGVWGTKKVPYWLVANSWGSDWGDNGFFHIFRGENHCDIEGYIMAGLPKL from the coding sequence ATGGAacgaaaaatatattttctgtGGCTTTTGCTGGTCACATTCTTGACTATAAACGACGCAGCAGATTTTCTGTCGGATGCGTTCATGGAGAAGGTCCGCAGAAAGGCAAAAACATGGAATCTTGGCCGTAATTTTCATGAATCTATATCAGAGAAATATCTACGAGGATTAATGGGCGTCCATGAGGAATCGTACAAGTATCCTTTACCGGATAAACAGGAGGTTCTTGGTGAAAGTGACGACGAGATTTCCCTCGCTGATTTACCCGTGGATTTTGATGCCCGCTTAAGATGGACAAGTTGCCCAACCATCAGCGAGATCAGAGAGCAAGGTTCATGCGGTTCGTGTTGGGCCATTGCAACCACTTCTGTCATGTCGGATCGCCTTTGCATTGGTTCCAATGGAGTGATGAACTTCCGATTGTCGGGATTAGATATGCTTTCATGCTGTGCCATCTGCGGTTTTGCTTGCCAGGGCGGCTACCCTGGTGCCGCTTGGGCCTATTGGGCACGCAAAGGCTTGGTTAGTGGTGGCGACTATGGATCCCAACAAGGTTGCCAACCCTATACTATTGAACCATGTGATCATAGCGGAAACGGCTCACGCCCTGTTTGTACGGTCGGTGGAGGGGTTCGTTGTCAGCATTTGTGCGAGCCCAGCTACAAGGTGGATTTTCAAAGAGACAAAAACTTTGCTTCAAAAGTCTATTCGATAAGCAATGACGTGCTGGAAATACAGAAAGAGATAATGACTAATGGACCTGTACAAGCAATCCTTACAGTCTATGAGGATTTCCTTTCATACAAAACTGGTGTTTATTATCATCTCGAAGGCGAGAAAGTCGGACCTCATGCCGTACGCATTTTGGGATGGGGAGTCTGGGGTACCAAAAAGGTTCCCTACTGGCTAGTGGCAAACTCATGGGGGAGTGATTGGGGTGATAATGGATTCTTCCACATTTTTCGCGGCGAGAATCATTGTGACATTGAGGGCTACATTATGGCTGGTCTGCCCaaactataa
- the LOC6644386 gene encoding cysteine-rich with EGF-like domain protein 2 isoform X2, whose amino-acid sequence MKIENSARLGLLWTLVIFVGSSAGEAADAKNNNKTPPPCKGCSLLVTSFKVGLERTKRGHGGGDTAWEEENLRSYKNSEVRLVEIQERLCSEPEVLNKDHCHNLANEHEALIEDWFTHKQSEHPDLHTFLCIEQLSVCCPKDTYGPKCEPCTDCKGNGKCKGAGTRKGNGKCLCDASYSGPNCNECSNKHYESFRDDSKLLCSPCHAACNDDGGCTGAGPKSCRKCKDGWLMDSENGCVDINECLERPASACRSQQFCVNNEGSFTCLECDRSCDGCDGDGPDMCRKCATGYQLKDGKCQEHDEGVENVMAGDEEDSPTMHNEL is encoded by the exons atgaagatcgAAAACTCAGCTCGTCTGGGATTACTTTGGACGTTGGTCATATTTGTAGGTTCGAGTGCGGGAGAAGCAGCTGATGcgaaaaacaataacaaaacacCCCCGCCTTGCAAAGGCTGCAGTCTGTTGGTGACATCCTTTAAGGTTGGGCTTGAACGAACCAAACGTGGCCATGGCGGCGGAGACACCGCCTGGGAGGAAGAGAATCTGCGCTCATATAAGAATAGTGAAGTGCGTTTGGTTGAAATCCAGGAGCGTTTGTGTTCCGAACCCGAGGTACTGAACAAGGATCATTGCCACAATCTGGCCAATGAGCATGAGGCACTGATTGAAGACTGGTTCACTCATAAGCAGAGTGAGCATCCTGATCTGCATACCTTTTTGTGCATTGAGCAGTTGTCTGTCTGCTGTCCTAAAGATACCTATGGTCCGAAATGCGAGCCTTGTACGGACTGCAAAGGAAACG GCAAGTGCAAGGGAGCTGGCACTCGTAAGGGGAATGGAAAGTGTCTATGTGATGCTAGTTATTCGGGACCAAATTGCAACGAATGCTCGAATAAGCATTATGAGTCCTTTAGAGATGATTCCAAGTTGCTCTGTTCACCTTGCCATGCGGCATGCAATGATGATGGAGGCTGCACGGGTGCCGGTCCAAAGAGTTGTCGAAAGTGTAAAGATGGTTGGCTGATGGACTCGGAAAATGGTTGTGTGGATATTAATGAATGTCTGGAGAGGCCAGCATCCGCTTGCCGTTCCCAGCAGTTCTGTGTGAACAACGAAGGTTCCTTTACGTGCCTGGAATGTGATAGATCGTGCGATGGATGCGATGGTGATGGTCCCGATATGTGCCGTAAATGTGCAACTGGCTACCAGCTTAAGGATGGAAAATGTCAAG AGCATGATGAGGGCGTGGAGAATGTGATGGCTGGGGATGAGGAGGATTCGCCAACAATGCACAATGAACTGTAG